A stretch of DNA from Palaemon carinicauda isolate YSFRI2023 unplaced genomic scaffold, ASM3689809v2 scaffold114, whole genome shotgun sequence:
tccccctccaggccagcagactgcagtgtccccctccaggccagcagactgcagtgtccccctccaggccagCAGACTGCACTGTCCCCCTCCAGGCCAGCAGATGGCAACAAGCTTGGACCTTTCTCATGTCACAAGCTGGGTACTTTGTTTGAATACTTAGACATTACCGAAAATGCTCTTTCTTGGtgttaattgctaagaaatttgcatcagaaacctaatgggactgtattttgaaataggacttttatattttatttctttttttggggtGTGTGGGTGTCCTAGGAAAAAACCAGGTACTTGTGTTTTGTATTGATATAGGGGTTGCCAATTAGCGGgaggctttttttttcaaataatttttcagtcttgtattgtttttcaattcttattccatGTCATAGCAATGAACTTTTGTTACTAAGTCGTCTTCCCTTCGTTCAAGTATCCCCAGTACATGAAGACAGATGCCCACTTACAAGATGAGGAAGTCTTCAGGTGGACACCTCGTCCCTGTCTCTGATCTGGGCGTTTTATCAAGGCAAGGGAAACCAGTCTTCTTTCCTTGGCCCCCATCTCTCCCTTCTGGCCTCGGAAGGACTGGTTCCCAGACTTTTTTGAGGTCCTAGTGAACCCTCCTGTTAGATTGCTAgagagaccagatctactcaaacagcctcactttcATTGTCTTCATCAGGGGCTCCACATGCTTCTTCATGCTTGGAGCCTGTCAGGAGGTTCTCAAGGTAAAAAGGCTTCTCATCTAGTTAGCCTAAGCCATGTGATGCTCTACATGTCGATTTTATAAAGTCAAATGGGcagtttttttttactctagtGCCAGATGAAAGTTCATTCTTCTTCCAGACCCTCTCAgcctaaaattgcagaattcctggtccatcttcacAGGGATGGAGGGTATCTGTAGGTCTTAAGAAGGTActggacaacacaaaggcaaccagaaagaaaaaacttatgtTAGTAATGTGAATTTGCCATAAGAGTAGAACCAAAGCAAAGGCAGAGGGAGAGATAAGGAAGAGTTTGTGGTAAATGTTCCTGTCTGTGCAAGATTACTATAAAGCcttttgctgttcataattctggaggaaggctcagagTTGCATAGCAGTATTAGCTagacaattttgatggtgactggagaggaagtacagtaaaggaaataagacaatggatgaaatgtctttgtctttttcaagagcaaggggaaaactatttaaagaatgAAACCAATAATGTCACAGGAAATACTGTGGATgatagaatctacagaggatatgagatttttagatgcctgaaatgtgtaacaagaacagatagaacacagaTCAAAGTCTGTgatttgtatgtttaggaaaaatgaaaagtacataactttatgaatttattttattttttagaaagctccattaattttattgagttttcctcttctccaactaattgtagttttcttttcttccagacttttcatctcaaaggaaggaatcatccacctcttgctgctaaagcttgtaagctactgaaggtataCGCCAGAGacgtaagactggaaaagaaagggtcatgttggaagattttgttgtacagtatgatgtctgagaataggaagtttagtcttaatttcctctttgaagtctattgaaaataatattaaggggtgTTTCTTCTTAtgatagggagaggatgatgaattctgaaccaccttttgaattttcaatgaaaagtgaaattgaagatttatttttacctgcagtcgatccagaaaataatgatacgtctggcagtgttgctctctttaatgatggcgctcttttcttggatccaaaaatggaagtcaaagtagagccagaaatatttgattccagcgaaagcaacttgaaaaattcctacgagtacgatgcatcagtgagtgaaaacggttcattaagttgtaaagagaatgtcgatgatgaggaaagtgtagacacttacttagggacagctgtgaaagaggataaaggaaaagaaaaagaaagactttcatgtgtaatcagtggaagagaattattacagaaagatattttgaatcaagaggtgaatcaaataaaggagaagcagataaaaaaaaggatctttggtaatgttaactccaatgctctagctagaaagcgatgcacatgcagtgaatgtgggaaaacgttttctaataaatataatcttgcagtgcatttaagaaatcacactggagagaagccatacaaatgtaatgtctgttgCAAAGCATTTACTTGCAAACAATATCTCACtgaccatttaagaattcacacgagaGATAGGCCAtataaatgtaatgtctgtagcaaaacatttaatacaaaatactatctcactatacatttaagaattcacacggtagagaagccatacaaatgcgatgtctgtagcaaaacatttgatACAAAATACTATCTCACTATACATTCAAGaaatcacacgggagagaagccatacaaatgcaatgtctgttgcAAAACATTTACTTCCAAACAAAGTCTCACTaaccatttaagaattcacacgggagagaagccatataaATGTAATgtgtgtagcaaaacatttaatataaaaaagaatctcATTCcacatttaagagttcacacaggagagaagccatacaagtgtgatatttgtagcaaaacatttattacaaaacagtGTCTCACTACACATTCAAGatttcacacgggagagaggccatacaaatgtaatgtctgtagcaaaacatttaatacaaaatactatctcactagacatttaagagttcacacgggagagaagccatacaaatgcaatgtctgtagcaaaacatttaatacaaaatactatctcactatacattcaagaaatcacacgggagagaagccatacaaatgcaatatCTGTTGCAAAGCATTTACTTGCAAACAATATCTCACtgaccatttaagaattcacacgggagagaaaccatacaagtgcgatgtctgtagcaaaacatttattaaaaaatcAAATCTCACTATACATAtgagaattcacacgggagagaagccatacaaatgtaatgtctgtagcaaattctttatttcaaaaatatatctcactaaacataagaaatcacatgagagatctattccaatgtcatgaatgtggcaaaaacatataatttaaaacagAGACTCTATAAACATTTAAGAACTCACATGGAATAAAAACCATTCATGTGCACTGACTGTGGTAAAGCATTTTGCATtgaaggtttcctcaagaatcatcatagaaggaggtgctataaaatctgatattgtgatctggaataaaggagaaaaaacagcaaagattatagatgtgagagTTCTTACCCCTTCGCACGATTGCCCAGGCTGTTAGCTCTCAATGTCGACGAGGTGACATGATGCCTCCAAACAGCTCATGCGAAGCACAGAGTAACACCTCAGGTCAGGCACTACCCAGTTAGATTTTTAGACTTGCACCCACCTaacggtgagtctccactgtaaatatcgtt
This window harbors:
- the LOC137635333 gene encoding zinc finger protein 665-like → MMNSEPPFEFSMKSEIEDLFLPAVDPENNDTSGSVALFNDGALFLDPKMEVKVEPEIFDSSESNLKNSYEYDASVSENGSLSCKENVDDEESVDTYLGTAVKEDKGKEKERLSCVISGRELLQKDILNQEVNQIKEKQIKKRIFGNVNSNALARKRCTCSECGKTFSNKYNLAVHLRNHTGEKPYKCNVCCKAFTCKQYLTDHLRIHTRDRPYKCNVCSKTFNTKYYLTIHLRIHTVEKPYKCDVCSKTFDTKYYLTIHSRNHTGEKPYKCNVCCKTFTSKQSLTNHLRIHTGEKPYKCNVCSKTFNIKKNLIPHLRVHTGEKPYKCDICSKTFITKQCLTTHSRFHTGERPYKCNVCSKTFNTKYYLTRHLRVHTGEKPYKCNVCSKTFNTKYYLTIHSRNHTGEKPYKCNICCKAFTCKQYLTDHLRIHTGEKPYKCDVCSKTFIKKSNLTIHMRIHTGEKPYKCSECGKTFSNEFNLTVHLRNHTGEKPYKCNVCSKTFNTKSHLTIHLRIHTGERPYKCDVCSKTFITKQCLTIHSRIHTGEKPYKCDVCSKTFNRKSHLTVHLRIHTGEKPCKCNVCRKTFFSKQSLTVHLRVHTEEKPYKCNVCSKTFTQKHNLTVHSRLHSGEKPYKCNICSKFFTSKKYLTQHKKSHERSIPMS